A genome region from Musa acuminata AAA Group cultivar baxijiao chromosome BXJ3-5, Cavendish_Baxijiao_AAA, whole genome shotgun sequence includes the following:
- the LOC135638731 gene encoding uncharacterized protein LOC135638731 isoform X2, translating to MDCDDDDFQSQNFQLIGEDNDVFPQSIQPYAPPKFDIDDHFQAHLRLDSLAETGLLLGIQSEENNWIEEFSPRNNVVEFDPSASQTCSISGHDSIWFNAPLSESAQMLVKSVGDVTTVSPQVMNTEADTHAVEDSAKCRPECITDIDSSFLTNKFQRSILVSNEHIIKAEQHVITPQTPSEEKSEVGFDEILLDKKIDSAGKVVATQCTTSEELTSSSGNVSKACLVAGEPLEVVQNEEPLDNASTRNSSLDDRGCAVNKEIEVSSKFLSCNTHHGPSGLSTNNADIVTGKLDDPLFAEKNVEECYEGDISERSESLQSETKQNETNYNLYGDCKVTDQHFQGHPLNYHVCDVKASSESVSPTDSLILPNEGSSKTVFFKNSDALLEDIAHQVKVSNKDLSTGDKSSTCTKEAHSSSVEGDGTENVGELCDVAEGRTDFSHCVHEYISKDDSRNPDSQSTEESKMISFEEGNLATSRTVIDDNCSELRNYSDMAVKVEFSSLMKTETRMTGVDGDNECRVDPSNLNDTDSTQTENSTEGECLKTISEEPTGKSDASENAIHKESCAALSDDAENELCCRNPNKLAPASDTSPSVAELNKDNVVHSAEKENTVLLIDTSGTALKECSTIIKNAEFCSFDIQRNGTVMESDKNSIMDQAGVSDLTSGGMKLLSPVDSTILQQSHSEVEAMVEQMETTASSTVASCCNEKGVCLSSLSVIGCNTDTQISRQPIAVPGSDTNDPSVKNFSDGLGITNSDELCVASSAGMSSLVAQQSTEGKDANLTATNNCDKLRSTETEENNLLRFTLSESNPEARLVDHDGGNLSSSEPNCGSPTVISCNEHTLEETGLIESNRSSQDPAAPASTKDSSRSKCTVQDSQVSETLKDDGNFTFVVQPDANLSQKDSTKDLTPFSNMQSFKLPQMSEEISQGCPGQSIKESTSTISKMTLEDKRKQVSAFATRKIGISKGDAKEKSEEKQGKGRKKAPYDTSSVPDRSTRSKTHMEDIQHRLFVETNTTKSSCSPSVQASNLPDLNTSVPSALFLQPFTDLQQVQLRAQIFVYGSLIQGVLPDQACMVPAFGGTDGGRSLWEQVWHSAAQRLYNHKSPNSSGTHLHCHSEQGISCTPFQSKVLNSPASWRDSKVPNSSTQSSNVSLQSAFHSHAGGTHLDSSQSLSPLHPYQTSQIRQYLTNSTPWLSQSSHPASWFFSPQSLPIDSSSYNSPIPVAETVQVTTVTDSSIPHTSNMQLTSSGSLLPNQGANSVSAALIVPSETESREATPAITKNSSVSEKSRKRKKVSASKGPVPKISVSQLQGVSASSPFINLPNSAELSLYSNSSSTVTSAGHVSAASYPITMPYYQILGSSHTQQRGIVIKEACNQIEQSKLQAENASAYAASAVRHSQVIWEQMAIQRKSCLALEVEQKLASAAVAATAAASVAKAAAEVAKVASEAAVQAKLMADETLNSLNTGTTQISEICLDIRKNLLTSTPVLIPKSQDKIHGSCSIISTAREATRKRAEAASATIKRAENLEAILKCAEMAAEAVSQAGTVITMGDPFPSSICDLVEAGPEGHWKLCCATIKKRIETNDVQVGENLHLDVAGDLEIITVQSTDHHGRQKISVMEEMTPNNKKMILENNYEGCNLENGSQTIPTFRAASEPMQGSNIQKGSLVEVVADEDGLRGAWFSAQVLDVKDGKAYVCYKDLLSDEGHEKLKEWIPLESKSDQRPRIRVAHPVIVTKSEGTRKRQREVAGNCTWAVGDRVDALLRDGWWEGIVTEKSRDDESKLTVHFPAGGDSSIVRSWNLRPSLIWKDGQWIEWSQAKERGDTPYGKHAKLGHFNSANKSETGEEGMTTLSSNIRTDDSRKLEELRPLNLSAKDLTFSVGSNVGEDNNTDVFKVRRAGLQKDGSKVVFGVPKPGKKRKFMEVSKHYNTDKIEKTIEVSDSIKFAKYLMPQASHSWRNTSKVDVKGRGITNLNRRGPKSLRSQNVQSRSAMDKSVTAVAILNGGESSLGTSFSNEEIKNSVETGSFSHALKKVELAVIEPPLQFVPGVLSLEKKSSAEAEMGEKEKENDLPSVDKLSRSDIKGSEIPGKGSADVVEPRRSNRRIQPTSRLLEGLQSSLIVSKSPLDRGGKSLHRGVSASRAGQNHG from the exons ATGGattgtgatgatgatgattttcAAAGTCAGAATTTTCAACTAATTGGAGAGGACAATGATGTTTTTCCTCAAAGCATACAGCCATATGCTCCGCCAAAATTTGATATAGATGATCATTTTCAGGCTCACCTAAGGCTTGATAGTTTAGCCGAAACAGGGCTTTTGCTTGGCATTCAAAGTGAAGAGAACAATTGGATTGAAGAGTTTTCACCAAGAAACAATGTTGTAGAATTTGACCCAAGTGCCTCTCAAACTTGCTCCATTTCTGGGCATGACAGTATCTGGTTCAATGCTCCATTATCTGAATCTGCACAGATGTTAGTGAAATCTGTTGGAGATGTCACGACAGTAAGCCCACAAGTTATGAATACAGAGGCAGATACGCATGCAGTAGAAGATTCTGCCAAATGCAGGCCAGAGTGTATCACAGACATTGATTCAAGCTTTTTGACCAATAAATTCCAAAGGAGTATTTTGGTGTCAAATGAACACATAATTAAGGCTGAGCAACATGTAATTACTCCTCAAACCCCCAGTGAGGAAAAATCAGAAGTGGGCTTCGATGAGATTTTGTTAGATAAAAAAATTGACTCTGCTGGGAAGGTGGTTGCTACACAATGCACCACTAGTGaggaattaacttcatcatctggTAATGTATCTAAAGCATGTTTAGTTGCTGGTGAGCCTCTTGAGGTGGTTCAGAATGAGGAACCATTGGATAATGCATCCACCAGGAATAGTTCACTTGATGATCGTGGATGTGCTGTAAACAAGGAGATTGAAGTAAGTTCAAAATTTCTTTCTTGCAATACTCATCATGGTCCTTCTGGTTTGTCTACTAATAATGCTGATATTGTCACTGGGAAGCTGGATGATCCATTATTCGCTGAGAAAAACGTGGAAGAATGCTATGAGGGTGACATTAGTGAGAGATCAGAATCTTTGCAATCTGAAACGAAGCAGAATGaaacaaattataatttatatggtGATTGCAAAGTGACTGATCAACATTTTCAAGGCCATCCACTTAATTATCATGTTTGTGATGTGAAAGCTTCTTCTGAATCGGTTTCACCTACAGATTCTCTAATCCTTCCAAATGAAGGATCCAGTAAAACTGTGTTCTTTAAGAACTCTGATGCACTGCTCGAAGATATTGCTCACCAGGTAAAAGTTTCAAACAAAGACTTAAGTACAGGGGATAAAAGTTCAACCTGCACAAAGGAGGCACATTCCTCGTCTGTGGAAGGAGATGGAACTGAAAATGTTGGTGAGCTATGTGATGTTGCAGAAGGGCGTACGGATTTTAGCCATTGTGtacatgaatatatatcaaaagatGATAGTCGCAACCCAGATTCTCAATCAACTGAAGAAAGTAAAATGATTAGTTTTGAAGAAGGAAATCTTGCTACATCCAGGACAGTTATTGATGACAACTGTAGTGAACTGAGAAATTATTCAGACATGGCAGTTAAGGTAGAGTTTTCAAGTCTGATGAAAACTGAAACAAGGATGACCGGAGTTGATGGTGATAATGAATGCAGAGTTGATCCTTCAAATTTGAATGACACCGACTCTACTCAAACAGAAAATAGCACTGAAGGTGAATGCTTAAAAACTATTTCTGAAGAACCCACTGGTAAGTCGGATGCTTCAGAAAATGCTATTCACAAAGAATCTTGTGCTGCTTTATCAGATGATGCAGAAAATGAGCTCTGTTGTCGGAATCCTAACAAGTTGGCTCCAGCATCTGACACAAGTCCTTCAGTCGCTGAACTGAACAAGGACAATGTAGTTCATTCAGCGGAAAAGGAGAACACAGTACTATTGATTGATACGAGTGGCACAGCTTTGAAGGAATGCTCTACTATAATTAAGAATGCAGAATTTTGCTCATTTGACATCCAAAGAAATGGTACAGTGATGGAATCAGACAAGAATTCCATCATGGACCAAGCAGGAG TTAGTGATCTTACCTCAGGAGGTATGAAGTTGCTGTCCCCTGTTGATTCAACAATTCTCCAGCAGTCACATTCTGAAGTTGAAGCGATGGTAGAACAGATGGAAACGACAGCGTCATCTACAGTTGCTTCATGTTGCAATGAGAAGGGTGTCTGCCTCTCTTCCTTGTCAGTTATAGGTTGTAACACAGATACCCAGATATCGAGACAACCAATAGCAGTGCCTGGTTCAGATACCAATGATCCCTCAGTAAAGAATTTTTCAGATGGCTTGG GAATTACCAACAGTGATGAGCTTTGCGTCGCTTCGTCAGCTGGGATGTCTTCTCTTGTTGCTCAGCAAAGCACAGAAGGGAAAGATGCTAACTTAACAGCAACAAACAATTGTGACAAACTGAGATCCACTGAAACTGAAG AAAACAACCTTCTTCGGTTCACTTTGTCTGAAAGTAATCCTGAGGCCCGCTTAGTGGATCATGATGGTGGCAATCTAAGTTCATCTGAACCAAATTGTGGTTCACCAACTGTCATTAGTTGCAATGAGCATACCCTAGAAGAAACAGGACTTATAGAAAGCAATAGATCATCACAAGATCCTGCAGCTCCTGCTTCAACAAAAGATTCTAGTAGGTCTAAATGCACCGTTCAAGATTCTCAAGTGAGTGAGACATTGAAAGATGATGGGAACTTTACATTTGTAGTTCAGCCAGATGCAAATCTTTCCCAAAAGGACAGCACCAAGGATCTGACACCCTTCTCGAATATGCAGTCCTTCAAACTGCCTCAG ATGTCTGAGGAGATTTCTCAGGGATGTCCTGGTCAATCTATAAAAGAGAGTACTAGCACTATTAGCAAGATGACTTTAGAAGACAAAAGAAAGCAAGTTTCTGCTTTTGCAACTAGAAAGATAGGCATTTCAAAAGGTGATGCTAAAGAAAAGTCAGAAGAAAAACAAGGTAAAGGAAGGAAAAAGGCCCCATACGATACCTCATCTGTCCCTGATAGATCCACAAGAAGCAAAACCCATATGGAGGATATACAGCATCGTCTCTTTGTTGAGACCAATACTACAAAATCGTCCTGTTCTCCAAGTGTTCAAGCATCCAATCTACCAGATTTAAACACGTCAGTACCCTCTGCTCTGTTTCTCCAGCCTTTCACAGATTTGCAACAAGTACAGTTGCGTGCTCAGATTTTTGTGTATGGATCACTCAT CCAAGGTGTCCTTCCCGATCAGGCTTGTATGGTACCAGCCTTTGGGGGAACTG ATGGAGGAAGGAGCTTATGGGAGCAAGTGTGGCATTCTGCTGCACAAAGGCTTTATAACCATAAATCTCCCAATAGTTCTGGCACACATTTGCATTGTCATTCAG AACAAGGGATCAGCTGCACCCCATTTCAGAGCAAGGTTCTGAATTCCCCTGCTAGCTGGAGGGACAGCAAGGTCCCAAATTCATCAACACAAAGTTCCAATGTGTCTTTGCAGTCAGCTTTCCACTCTCATGCAGGAGGCACCCACTTGGACTCCAGTCAATCTCTGTCACCATTGCATCCCTATCAAACTTCTCAGATCAGGCAATATTTGACCAACTCCACACCTTGGTTATCTCAGAGCTCTCACCCGGCTTCATGGTTTTTTTCACCACAAAGTTTACCTATTGATTCTAGTTCATATAACTCTCCAATACCTGTTGCTGAAACAGTTCAAGTAACAACTGTTACAGACTCTTCTATACCTCATACCTCAAACATGCAACTCACTTCCTCTGGTTCCTTACTGCCTAATCAGGGTGCCAACAGTGTTTCGGCAGCATTAATTGTGCCAAGTGAGACAGAAAGTAGAGAAGCAACTCCTgcaattactaagaattcatccgTTAGTGAAAAGtccaggaagaggaagaaggtttCTGCATCGAAGGGGCCTGTGCCAAAAATTTCTGTTTCTCAACTCCAAGGAGTATCtgcttcttctccttttattaaTCTGCCTAATTCTGCAGAACTTTCTTTATATTCTAATTCTTCAAGTACTGTTACATCTGCTGGTCATGTTTCAGCTGCCTCTTACCCCATTACTATGCCTTACTACCAAATATTAGGCAGTAGTCATACTCAACAGAGGGGCATCGTCATCAAAGAGGCTTGCAATCAAATTGAGCAGTCGAAGCTGCAAGCTGAAAATGCTTCTGCTTATGCTGCTTCTGCTGTCAGGCACAGCCAAGTTATTTGGGAACAGATGGCTATTCAAAGAAAATCATGCCTTGCATTAGAAGTCGAACAGAAACTTGCATCTGCAGCTGTTGCAGCGACGGCAGCTGCTTCTGTTGCAAAGGCAGCTGCTGAAGTTGCTAAGGTTGCATCTGAGGCTGCAGTACAGGCTAAATTGATGGCAGATGAGACTTTAAATTCTCTTAATACAGGAACCACTCAAATTTCTGAAATCTGCCTTGACATCAGGAAGAATCTGTTGACATCAACTCCTGTTCTAATCCCTAAGAGCCAGGATAAGATCCATGGTTCTTGTTCAATCATTTCTACTGCACGAGAGGCCACCAGAAAGAGGGCTGAAGCAGCTTCTGCTACTATAAAGCGAGCAGAGAACTTGGAAGCCATACTGAAATGTGCAGAAATGGCTGCAGAAGCTGTATCACAAGCTGGAACAGTCATTACAATGGGGGATCCCTTTCCATCCTCAATATGTGATTTAGTAGAAGCAGGTCCTGAAGGTCATTGGaaactttgttgtgcaactataaaAAAGAGAATTGAAACAAATGATGTACAGGTTGGAGAAAATCTCCATTTAGATGTGGCTGGTGATCTTGAGATAATTACAGTACAATCAACTGACCATCACGGGAGGCAGAAAATTTCTGTTATGGAGGAAATGACTCCCAATAATAAGAAAATGATTTTAGAGAATAATTATGAAG GATGTAATCTAGAAAATGGATCACAAACTATTCCGACTTTTAGAGCTGCAAGCGAACCTATGCAAGGAAGTAACATTCAGAAAGGTTCACTTGTTGAG GTTGTAGCTGATGAAGATGGTCTTAGAGGAGCTTGGTTTTCTGCGCAGGTTCTTGATGTCAAAGATGGTAAAGCATATGTGTGCTACAAAGATCTTCTTTCTGATGAAG GCCATGAGAAGCTTAAGGAGTGGATACCACTTGAATCCAAAAGTGATCAACGACCTAGAATACGTGTAGCACATCCTGTAATTGTGACTAAATCTGAAGGAACAAGGAAGCGACAGAGAGAGGTTGCAGGCAATTGCACTTGGGCAGTTGGAGACAGGGTAGATGCATTGTTACGTGATGG TTGGTGGGAAGGGATTGTCACTGAGAAGAGTCGAGATGATGAAAGCAAGTTAACTGTCCATTTTCCAG CTGGTGGTGATTCGTCAATTGTTAGATCTTGGAATCTACGACCATCACTTATCTGGAAGGATGGCCAATGGATAGAATGGTCCCAAGCTAAAGAAAGA GGTGATACACCATATGGGAAACATGCAAAACTAGGCCATTTCAATTCCGCAAACAAGTCAGAAACAGGTGAGGAAGGAATGACAACTTTGTCAAGTAACATTCGCACAGATGATTCGAGGAAGCTGGAAGAGTTAAGGCCACTTAATTTGTCAGCAAAAGATTTAACATTTTCTGTTGGAAGCAATGTGGGTGAGGATAATAACACTGATGTGTTTAAGGTAAGACGAGCTGGCCTTCAGAAAGATGGTTCTAAGGTGGTATTTGGTGTTCCTAAGCCtgggaagaaaagaaaatttatggAAGTAAGCAAACACTACAACACAGATAAGATTGAAAAGACAATTGAAGTGAGTGATTCTATAAAATTTGCAAAATATTTGATGCCACAAGCATCCCACTCTTGGAGAAATACCTCAAAAGTTGACGTTAAAGGAAGAGGGATCACTAACTTGAACAGAAGGGGCCCAAAGTCCTTGAGGTCTCAGAATGTTCAGTCTAGGAGTGCCATGGATAAGTCTGTCACCGCTGTAGCAATCTTAAATGGGGGCGAAAGCAGTCTTGGAACTTCTTTTAGCAACGAAGAGATAAAGAACTCAGTGGAAACTGGTTCTTTTTCACATGCTCTTAAAAAGGTAGAATTGGCAGTGATAGAGCCTCCTTTGCAATTTGTACCTGGTGTCCTGTCACTCGAGAAGAAATCTTCAGCTGAGGCTGAGATgggggagaaagaaaaggaaaatgatTTACCTTCTGTCGATAAGTTGTCCAGATCTGATATTAAGGGTTCTGAAATTCCTGGAAAAGGATCTGCTGATGTTGTTGAACCCCGGAGATCCAATCGTAGAATTCAGCCAACTTCAAGA TTACTGGAAGGATTGCAAAGCTCTCTGATTGTATCAAAGAGTCCACTTGATAGAGGTGGCAAGTCTTTACATAGAGGTGTATCAGCTTCAAGAG CAGGTCAGAATCATGGATGA